A window from Streptomyces sp. FXJ1.172 encodes these proteins:
- a CDS encoding ABC transporter permease: MRRHLTLYTTATRYDLVEHARNRFAMLLVVLFVPAWITLVYLNIPDRPVPFRLDATGERLAPAGNLLTQITGAINAVTLITGFMMFAATFSGGRFDRRLAMAGYPRIHLVAAKTTSLTLASAAVAAYATAVICAAWSPVQPLQLGAALFSAALTYGALGVIYGSVLCREVEGMFALIMTSVIDVAMQNPLASSGANSPFIRLLPSYGAVQAATAACFSTQRTPAYLLAQLLWFAAVALISLLTFHHRTRSRTAVTPDDKVPVLAAPTQPV; this comes from the coding sequence ATGAGGAGACATCTCACCCTGTACACCACCGCGACCCGGTACGACCTGGTCGAGCACGCCCGCAACCGCTTCGCGATGCTGCTGGTCGTCCTATTCGTCCCCGCGTGGATCACGCTCGTGTACCTCAACATCCCTGACAGGCCTGTGCCGTTCCGGCTGGACGCCACCGGGGAGCGGCTGGCCCCGGCCGGCAACCTGCTCACGCAGATCACGGGGGCAATCAACGCCGTCACGCTGATCACCGGTTTCATGATGTTTGCCGCCACCTTCAGCGGAGGCCGTTTCGACCGGCGCCTGGCCATGGCGGGCTACCCCCGCATTCACCTGGTCGCCGCCAAGACCACCTCCCTGACCCTCGCCTCCGCAGCGGTCGCCGCCTACGCCACCGCCGTCATCTGCGCCGCCTGGTCACCTGTGCAGCCACTCCAGCTCGGCGCGGCCCTGTTCAGCGCAGCCCTAACCTACGGAGCCCTCGGCGTCATCTACGGCTCGGTGCTGTGTCGGGAAGTGGAGGGCATGTTCGCGCTGATCATGACCAGCGTCATCGACGTGGCCATGCAAAACCCGTTGGCGAGCTCCGGGGCCAACAGTCCCTTCATCCGGCTGCTGCCCTCCTACGGCGCTGTCCAAGCCGCCACCGCCGCCTGCTTCTCCACCCAGCGCACACCCGCCTACCTACTAGCTCAGCTGCTGTGGTTCGCGGCAGTTGCCTTGATCAGCCTCCTCACCTTCCACCACCGCACCCGCTCGCGCACCGCCGTCACGCCGGACGACAAGGTGCCCGTGCTGGCTGCCCCCACCCAACCGGTCTGA
- a CDS encoding ABC transporter ATP-binding protein — protein MKVRGLRHAYGRRQVLRGIDLDLGPGVLVGIVGENGAGKSTLLKILSGELCPDAGTVFHQGRFGYCPQDVALNDALTVRQHLKFFQAAYGLTDLQRAEEIMDELRFAEYADVRAGVLSGGTRQKLNLTLALMHDPQVLLLDEPYQGFDWDTYQRFWRLADGLRAEGRSVLVVSHLAYDLERLDELWRLDGGILVLDPAVAA, from the coding sequence ATGAAGGTCCGGGGACTGCGGCACGCCTACGGCCGGCGGCAGGTGCTGCGCGGTATCGACCTGGACCTCGGACCGGGAGTGCTGGTCGGCATCGTCGGAGAGAACGGAGCCGGCAAGTCCACCCTGCTCAAGATTCTCTCCGGCGAGCTGTGCCCGGATGCCGGAACAGTGTTCCACCAGGGACGCTTCGGTTACTGCCCGCAGGACGTCGCCCTCAACGACGCCCTGACCGTCCGCCAGCACCTGAAGTTCTTCCAGGCCGCGTATGGCCTGACAGACCTTCAGCGCGCCGAGGAGATCATGGATGAGCTGCGCTTCGCCGAGTACGCCGACGTGCGCGCTGGAGTGCTCAGTGGCGGCACCCGGCAGAAGCTCAACCTGACGCTCGCGCTCATGCACGACCCGCAGGTCCTGCTGCTGGACGAGCCCTACCAGGGCTTCGACTGGGACACCTACCAGCGGTTCTGGCGCCTCGCCGACGGCCTGCGCGCCGAGGGGCGCTCCGTGCTCGTCGTATCCCACCTGGCGTACGACCTGGAACGATTGGACGAACTGTGGCGCTTGGACGGCGGCATCCTCGTGCTTGACCCGGCGGTGGCGGCATGA